DNA sequence from the Methanolobus sp. ZRKC5 genome:
GTAAATGTCGAGCTAGTCATGTCAATAGTGATTGCGCCACATCCGGCAACACATGGTTTGCCCATACCTCTTGCAACAACAGCTGCATGAGAGGTCATACCCCCTCTAACAGTGAGTATTCCCTGCGCAGCATCCATCCCGCCTATATCCTCAGGAGAGGTTTCGGTACGGACAAGAATGACCTTTTCGTTCTTCTTTGCCATTTCTTCAGCATGTTCTGCAGTAAAAACGACTTTACCAACAGCAGCTCCCGGGGATGCAGGAAGACCTGTGGCAAGAACTTCATATTCAGCTTGAGAATCAATAGTTGGATGTAAAAGATTATCGATCTGTTCAGGAGAGACACGCATAATAGCTGTTCGTTTGTCAATTAGTCCTTCATTGACCATGTCAACAGCAATTTTCAGAGCTGCAGCTGCAGTTCGTTTGCCTGCTCTTGTCTGAAGCATGTATAATTTACCGTCTTCAATAGTAAATTCGATGTCTTGCATGTCCTTGAAGTGATTTTCCAGTGTCTTATAGATCTCTTCAAGTTTTGCATAAGCTTCAGGCATTGTTTCTTCGAGGGTTGCTATTGGTTCAGGCGTCCTTATACCTGCAACGACATCCTCCCCCTGAGCATTCATCAGATACTCGCCAAAGAAGCGCTTGTCTCCTTTTGCAGGATCTCTTGTGAATGCCACACCAGTACCTGACGTCTCACCCATGTTACCATAGACCATTGACTGTACATTTACAGCTGTACCCCATTCACCTGGGATACTGTTAAGACGTCTGTAGGTAATCGCACGCTGATTGTTCCATGAGTTGAATACGGCATCAATAGCCATCTGGAGTTGCTTGCGTGGGTCCTGAGGGAAATCATCACCGGTTTCATCTCTTATTATACTCTTGAAGATCTCAACGAGCTCTTTAAGAGACTCTGCCTTAAGCTCCGTATCAAGAGTTGCACCGATTTCTTTTTTCTTTGCACTCAGAACAGATTCGAACTTGTGATGGTCAATATCCAGTACAACATCACCAAACATGGTGAGGAACCTGCGGTAGCTGTCATAAGCGAACCTTTCATTGCCAGCCTTCTTTGCCAGGCCTGCCACAGTATCATCATTCAACCCCAGGTTTAGAACAGTATCCATCATACCAGGCATGGAAACCCGTGCACCGGATCTGACTGAAATAAGCAAAGGATTTTCATTGTTTCCGAATTTTTTGCCAGTTACCTTTTCAAGCTCTAATATTGCGTTATTTATCTGGTCAATAACCTCGGTTGGATAAACCCCCTTATCAAGATAAAGTAAACAAACCTCAGTTGTTATGGTAAATCCTGGTGGAACAGGGATCCCCAGATTGGCCATCTCTGCAAGGTTGGCGCCTTTGCCACCAAGCAGATCTTTCATACTATTTTTACCTTCAGTTTCTTCGTTCCCGAAAAAATATACGAATTTATTATCTGCCACCGAATTTCCTCCACGCATAAGAATATATGATGGACATTTAAGTATTGTAATTCAAATTAGTGCTGTAAGTCGAGCCACAATTGTTTTTTTATCTCTTTAAGGTTGTGGTCTGTGAAATATTAACATGGTCCTAAAAAGAATGGATATACTTTTGTACTGAAAAAAACAAATATTTAAATGCATACCATAAGTATATATAGCATAAACGTACCATATAGTACAAAACCTAAATATAATGAATGAAGACATATGAAAAGATTAGGTCAAATACTGCATATTTCAAAGCAGAATGAAATCGTTGTTAGAGGGGACGAGAAAC
Encoded proteins:
- the ppdK gene encoding pyruvate, phosphate dikinase produces the protein MADNKFVYFFGNEETEGKNSMKDLLGGKGANLAEMANLGIPVPPGFTITTEVCLLYLDKGVYPTEVIDQINNAILELEKVTGKKFGNNENPLLISVRSGARVSMPGMMDTVLNLGLNDDTVAGLAKKAGNERFAYDSYRRFLTMFGDVVLDIDHHKFESVLSAKKKEIGATLDTELKAESLKELVEIFKSIIRDETGDDFPQDPRKQLQMAIDAVFNSWNNQRAITYRRLNSIPGEWGTAVNVQSMVYGNMGETSGTGVAFTRDPAKGDKRFFGEYLMNAQGEDVVAGIRTPEPIATLEETMPEAYAKLEEIYKTLENHFKDMQDIEFTIEDGKLYMLQTRAGKRTAAAALKIAVDMVNEGLIDKRTAIMRVSPEQIDNLLHPTIDSQAEYEVLATGLPASPGAAVGKVVFTAEHAEEMAKKNEKVILVRTETSPEDIGGMDAAQGILTVRGGMTSHAAVVARGMGKPCVAGCGAITIDMTSSTFTVCDVTVKEGDYITVDGATGGLIIGKVDLITPGVSGELDILLSWADEVRDMGVRTNADTPHDAKVAREFGAEGIGLCRTEHMFFGEDRIPAVRDMILAEDTNVRKAALDKLLPMQKEDFIGMFKAMEGYPVTIRLLDPPLHEFLPKHEELADKLRALEAEGGSAQSMEDIKKLMERVDSMVETNPMLGHRGCRLGITYPEIYAMQVRAIMEAACEMKSGGMDIVPEIMIPLISHVNELRSAKKDLVEVAEAVIAKNCIDLDYLVGTMIELPRAALTADQIAKEAEFFSFGTNDLTQTTFGFSRDDAGKFLPFYVDNSILDNDPFAVLDQEGVGELVRIGIEKGRSTRPDLKIGICGEHGGEPSSVKFGYNVGLNYVSCSPFRVPIARLAAAQAAIEKQDNS